A portion of the Sabethes cyaneus chromosome 3, idSabCyanKW18_F2, whole genome shotgun sequence genome contains these proteins:
- the LOC128739668 gene encoding zinc finger protein 813-like codes for MDIRSFISNFGISEATSDDAEIAMNNLPASDSVPSSLAELNSAMDIDRELILNDLESAVMPAQPTDYSFVDEFLSNIGRSEATPVSTFTNLPAPDSVPSSTTDLHYDIKGAILDDLESAVMLSQATNDSCLLDGFNISLLDGTPSPSETTSTMVTIPQQIPVAHPAPDNAQVLQEGAQRKPNQRFKKIHYGTNIFCNICGREFGRKGSYTQHMNASHRSMGDRSHKCDICGKRFPSQPKLAAHEKNHNSEFKRFSCTHCTNNGIEKRFKHRKDLERHVAMRHEKQPYACDQCGKGFVRNDHMKQHKQVHKEQGTTVLKRGRRPGKSTPKACSTVDIIIRSFEIDVQQPPDKTNMTNFNSNPGYWCDSLL; via the exons ATGGACATCCGGTCATTCATTAGTAACTTCGGAATATCGGAAGCGACATCCGACGACGCAGAAATCGCCATGAATAATTTGCCAGCGTCCGACAGTGTTCCGTCGTCACTTGCAGAGCTGAATTCTGCAATGGATATCGATAGGGAGCTAATTTTAAATGATTTGGAGAGTGCAGTTATGCCAGCTCAACCCACGGACTATTCTTTCGTGGATGAGTTCCTAAGCAATATCGGAAGATCGGAAGCGACGCCCGTCAGCACCTTCACAAATTTGCCAGCACCCGACAGTGTACCGTCGTCAACTACAGATCTGCATTATGATATAAAAGGAGCAATTTTAGACGATTTGGAAAGTGCAGTAATGTTATCTCAAGCCACGAACGATTCATGCCTGCTCGATGGATTCAATATCTCATTACTGGATGGAACGCCGTCGCCGTCGGAAACCACAAGCACCATGGTAACCATTCCGCAACAAATCCCCGTTGCACATCCAGCACCGGACAACGCCCAGGTTTTACAAGAAGGTGCACAGCGTAAGCCAAACCAGCGTTTCAAAAAGATACATTATGGCACTAAtatattttgcaatatatgcgGTAGAGAGTTCGGCCGGAAAGGTAGTTATACCCAGCACATGAATGCTTCGCATCGATCGATGGGTGATCGATCCCACAAATGTGACATTTGTGGGAAACGCTTCCCGAGTCAGCCGAAACTAGCTGCTCACGAAAAAAATCACAATTCGGAGTTTAAGCGATTCTCCTGCACGCACTGTACTAACAATGGTATCGAGAAGCGCTTCAAACATCGCAAGGATCTTGAGCGACACGTGGCCATGAGACATGAAAAGCAGCCATATGCTTGTGACCAGTGCGGAAAAGGTTTCGTCCGCAACGATCACATGAAGCAACACAAGCAAGTCCACAAGGAGCAGGGTACAACTGTGCTGAAACGTGGCCGACGTCCTGGGAAA AGCACGCCAAAAGCCTGCTCCACGGTCGATATTATCATACGCAGCTTTGAAATTGATGTTCAGCAACCTCCGGATAAAACCAACATGACCAACTTCAACTCCAACCCGGGCTACTGGTGCGATTCACTACTGTGA